The sequence CTGGATAGGACTTTTATCTAACTTCTTTATATTAACGACATATGAGTTCGTTCAGCCAAGTTTTTGCCTGCATGTCTTAATGGTTTACTAATTAATCAGCAATGTATTTAGTTCAATTTACTCTTTTTTAAGAAGATTTAATAGTAGTCGCAACTTCTACATTTATAGGCTGGTACTGATAATTAGAGAAGGGGCGAAATCCGGGTTGAATATCGAAACTCATTTTGCACAACAGGCGAAATTGGAGCGGAGTTGGAGGTTTATTAAGACGCTCTACGCGTACCTCTAGGTTAGAATTTTGTCGAAGTAACTCAAAAATTTCTGCAAGCAGATATCGCGGACAATAACCAACAATGTAGTGGTCTTCGGTATTTAAAATTAAAGCCTGAGAATCGTAGGGATTTTGAAACTCATGAGCTAACCATAACTTTTCCCCAAATTCAAGCTGATTAATCCGCTCAATTGTACCGCTTGGTAAATGTCTTAGTCCATGGCAGAAAAAGTAAAGATGGTACTGTCCTCGTTCATCAATTTCTGGACAAGGAAAAACCGCAAGTGTATCTGTTTCTCGTTCCCCACCACTACGGGCTAAAATTGTAATTGGGTCATGTTCATCATTCGGAATATTAAGCCACTTAATAAAGCGTTGATAATCGGGACGCGATCGCGACATTAATCGATTCACGAACACCGGAAATAACTGAGTTGATGTGTAAATTTCATCTAAGTGCGGAAAGGAAGACAAAGGTTTAAAGGCAAATTTCTCTTTAGCTTCTCTTACACCTTGGGTATAAACAAATCGATATACACTTCCATCAAATGTTAATCGGCCAATGGGGAACCAATAGCGACTAATGGAGTCTTGCCAAGCTAGAAATAGTGTTGGTGTCTTTGTTTTCAAGATAGTGTTTTCCTCAAGGAAAGTAGCCTGTGTTTGTTGATTTTCAGAATTGACCGAGCAAAATTACTTGCATCGGAGGAGATTCGCGACGAGTTAACGCGATTAAAGATATCTAAAATATTAGCTTCTGTGATATTGTCAAGTCGAGCCAACCAAATACAAGCTGCTTTTGGGTAACAATTAGCAACTTTCAAGAACACATCAAACGTTTTAAGAGTCTTTTTATCATCCACACTGCCATAAAACGCCGAAAAACATTTGTTTGCATAAGCCTCAACTGAGCGTTTTTGTCTTTGTTCGTCAGAAAGGTCGCGTCCCAAACTTGAAGCATGGTCGTAAGTAGGTGCTAGGTGTGCCGTTTCTTGTGAGGTCGATGCTGCTTTGATTCTGACAATACCCCAGTTTTCGTGGTGGCGATCGCCATTGCCAATCCATGCATCTAGCAGCAGATAGCCAACAAAAACATCTACTGCTGTTTGAATACCAGAGGGTGGTATCCAATCAATGGGTAAATTTACAGATTGACGGTTGATCGTACTTAGCACTACATCTATTGTATGTTGCGAAACGCCGTAGGTGCTGAAAGCTGGGTAATTTGGCACGATTGAAGAAAGAAGTTCATTACCATGAACAAGCGTTCCGCTTTTTGGTAAAAAGTTGGGTGAGACTACACCGCGATTGCCTTCCCAAGTCGAAGCCAGTTTGTAAACAGCATGGGGAAGTCCTAATAATTCGCATAATTCTGCTGCTACTTTTTCTGCCCAATCTTCTCCCAAATTAGCTCGGCTTTGTTTATAAAGACAAGAACCAAGTTCTTTGTGATAAAACCAAAATTTATACTTGCTTCCCAAAGTCTCGCTGAAGGATGCTTCATAAGCTTTTTGAGTAACAAGTAGGACTGGAAATTCATTGGTCATAAATCCAATATGCCGCTTCGTAACCAAATAAAACAGGTAGTGTTAGGCCTTAGTCTATGATATTATGAACGATTGACTGCACCTTCAAAAATTTTAGCCCATCAATAGTTTTGAGAAAGCTCTAGCTTTTATCATTCTTACAATAGACTCCAAATACTGATAACCTTGCCATATTTTCTCATCTTCAGGTGTTAAGCCAACAGTCCTATTTTTTCTAGCAAATTGCTAATCTGAGTTTGTAGAGTTTCAGATGGATGTAAAGCAATAATAGCTTCGGGAGTGGGGAGACTCGCTAAAAATTCTATCACTTCAGTTGCACTTTAAAAATATAATAATGCTAGTTTCAAAGCGACCAATATCAATCAGTAATATCGTTTAGTCCAAATTTAGTCCAAACACCGAAGTATGAATCTTACAAGCCTTTTGCAGCAAGGGTTTGAGGGAGCGGGCAATCGGTCTGCAAAACCTCCATCCGCCGGTTCAAATCCGGCTGTCGCCTTTGTGTACATTCACAAATTATTTGTCACTGTTAACAGATTAGTGTCACTTTTAACGAATTGATGTCACTTTTAACAAATTGTGTGTCACGTTCAATTATGGACACATCTTTAATAATAATGGCAGACCTCTGCCTTACCTTTCAACCCACCTTAAATTTAGTAAAGCTTGAGTATTTACTTCAAGCTTGATTTTTAATAATTTATCAAGGCTCTTATCTCAAGCCTACTTGGAGTCGTGGTGTTTGTAGATTTTTTCAACCTACTTAAAACTTGAAGAAGTGTTAAAACGATGAATTCTCCAACCAAAGCCACTGGTAATAGGTGCTTTCAACCCGCTCAAAATTTGAAGAAGTGTTGAAACAGCGAGCTACAGTTCGTAAATGGGGAAGCGACCTCTTTTCAACCCGCCTAAAGCTTGAATGAGCCTTGAAACGGAGTGACTCCGCCTTAAACAATTACTTAAGGATTCTTTTCAACCCGCCCAAAGCTTAAAGAGGCGTTGAAACTTAGCGCCTCCAATCCCTTATTTAATAAAGCTTCCAAAAGCATTTTTGGCAGTTCTACCAACATTTCCTGTCACTTAACACTTTAAAAAAGTTAATTAATTGACACTAAGGAAGGCTAGACTGTTAATATACAAGGATTTGAACGTTTTGGCATGAACCCCAGAGAAATAACTCCGGCTTCGATTTGCCAAAAATAAAAATTAAGGTGGGTTCCTCCTTGCTCGGAGGTGATTAGGTAGCAACCACTGCGGAAAACCCGCACCTCTATTACTGGGGGCGCACCTTATGTCCTATCTACAAGAGATAGCAGCTTCAAGGTGGGCAGCTACCAGGGTCAGAAAGCAAGACTGTGTGACCACAGTCAAACTAACCCATATTTATCATTGTTCAGAGACGTTTAAAACGCATGAACAACGGCGCTGTTATATTCTATTTTCAAGGTTCGGGAGAATATTTTGTATTAAGATTTGTTACGATATTTGTAAGCAGCCGAAGCTATTTCTTTGGCTTTATCTTGCGGGCTTCCCTTGACAGATTGTTTTGTTTCCTCTATGACAATTCCAGCTTGAGCAGCTTGGCTATTAATATTCTCAATTAATCTGCCATAACTCCACTGATTAACGCTGCGGCGATATTGTTTAGCGTATTTTTTCTGAGCTTCGATAGATTCTGGGCATTTTTCTTCAGCTTTTGCTTGAATTTCGCTATTTATTTGTTCGCGCATACCTTCTAATTTGGGAAGCACGATACTACCAGCAGAATATTTTTGTGCGATCGCCACTATTTCCTTTGCCAATAATCTATCGATATACTCTCCTAGTTCAGAATCTCCATATTGATTTGGTGCAGCTTGGCTTTGAGCTACTTTACGTTTGTGAGATAAAGCTTTCTTTTGCTGTCGCTGTCGATTCAGTAATCTGTAATTATTGCCCAGCAGTTGTTTGATGCTGCGGTAGGTGAAAACTTTACCCGAAATCATATCTACAACTGCGACAGTTGCAGGCTTTTCTAAACCAAGACTGACACCTAATAGAATATGAGATTGTCCTTTGTATAAAGGTTTGCTTGGGCGTGGATAAGGATTGTTGATTCTAGCCAGCGTGTTTTTCCTTCAAGTTGCAACTGCAAGCGCTTTTGAAGCTTTAACCAAGATTTGTAAGTGTAGCTCACCGTATTGATTGCGCTTGTGTAAAACCTTACAGATTGTCCAACAAAACGCGAGTCAGTTTTTAAAGGTTCGCACAGTTCCTTAATAGTTCCTGCTGGGACTTTGCCTTTGTGTTTCCAGGCTTCAAAGTCAGGGTGTTGACATACTAAAATCAACAACTCGTTTATGAGTGGTGTATTTAGCTCTGCCATTAGTTTCCATAATTCTTTACGGGTTGACACTCTGGCATTTAAACGGCATTGAATGGTAATTTGGCTCATAGGACAGCCAATAGAAGGGCTATGCTCCATAATAACGTAGTTGTGTAATAAAGCCCTAATTCTTCAATTAAATGTTTGTGTACAATCTGAAATATGGAAGACTCATTTTTCACCAGTAAAAAAGCCGCTGAAATTACAGGTTCTACTCTTCGTCAATTGCAGTATTGGCGAGAGAAGGAGGTAGTTGTACCTACTATTAACAGTTCGGGTACGGGACGTAGCGTTTACTACTCTGTTCAAGATTTACTGAAGTTGGCGGTAATACAATACTGTTTGAAAGCGGGTTTAAATTTTGATTTGGCAGCTACAACTATTAAACAAGCTGAAAGCGATAAATTACTTACACCCACCAAATATGAGTTTGATATTAAACAAAATTTGAATATGCGTTATATGTTTAGTTTGTCTGAGGAGACAGGTAAACTAGAACTTGGGGAGTACGATGTGAAGAAGGCTCAATCATCAGTAGAAACTGGTAAGCCTGTAATTCCCGTGTGTTTGGATGATATTTATCAACAATTAGCTGAAAAAATAGATTAATATTATACTTTTCCTGGAAGAATAGTAAAGACGTATTGGAGCGAATCAAGTGCCGCGTGAAAACAGGAAAGGTAGAAAGAGCAGTAAGAAGTCTACAGTTGACAATAATGGTTCTGGGCAATTGTCTCTACAGCTAGAAAATAAAGCTGAGGAGCGTTTGGACATTCCCGCAATGGAAACTTGGCTGTGGGAGGCTGCTTGTAAGATACGCGGTTGTACAGATGCGCCAAAATTCAAGGATTTTATTCTACCTCTCATTTTCTACAAACGTCTTTCTGATGTTTTTGATGATGAGTTTGTTGCTTGTGAGGAGAAATTTGGCGGTACGGATTTAGCTCGTGCTTTTATTGAAGCAGATCATCGAGATGCGTTAAAAAATAATCGTCAGCCCATTGTTCGTTACTATATTCCTCAAGATTACTGTTGGGACAAGATTCGCTTTCATCCTAAAGATGGGTTGGGTGAGTTTGTGACAACGGCTATGCGGGAAGTGGAAAAGTTGAATCC comes from Rivularia sp. PCC 7116 and encodes:
- a CDS encoding HIRAN domain-containing protein, with protein sequence MKTKTPTLFLAWQDSISRYWFPIGRLTFDGSVYRFVYTQGVREAKEKFAFKPLSSFPHLDEIYTSTQLFPVFVNRLMSRSRPDYQRFIKWLNIPNDEHDPITILARSGGERETDTLAVFPCPEIDERGQYHLYFFCHGLRHLPSGTIERINQLEFGEKLWLAHEFQNPYDSQALILNTEDHYIVGYCPRYLLAEIFELLRQNSNLEVRVERLNKPPTPLQFRLLCKMSFDIQPGFRPFSNYQYQPINVEVATTIKSS
- the cas12k gene encoding type V CRISPR-associated protein Cas12k (Type V-K CRISPR systems have also been known as with the large Cas12k protein, has also been known as type V-U5, and Cas12k as C2c5.) — its product is MARINNPYPRPSKPLYKGQSHILLGVSLGLEKPATVAVVDMISGKVFTYRSIKQLLGNNYRLLNRQRQQKKALSHKRKVAQSQAAPNQYGDSELGEYIDRLLAKEIVAIAQKYSAGSIVLPKLEGMREQINSEIQAKAEEKCPESIEAQKKYAKQYRRSVNQWSYGRLIENINSQAAQAGIVIEETKQSVKGSPQDKAKEIASAAYKYRNKS
- the cas12k gene encoding type V CRISPR-associated protein Cas12k (Type V-K CRISPR systems have also been known as with the large Cas12k protein, has also been known as type V-U5, and Cas12k as C2c5.), producing the protein MSQITIQCRLNARVSTRKELWKLMAELNTPLINELLILVCQHPDFEAWKHKGKVPAGTIKELCEPLKTDSRFVGQSVRFYTSAINTVSYTYKSWLKLQKRLQLQLEGKTRWLESTILIHAQANLYTKDNLIFY
- a CDS encoding MerR family transcriptional regulator yields the protein MEDSFFTSKKAAEITGSTLRQLQYWREKEVVVPTINSSGTGRSVYYSVQDLLKLAVIQYCLKAGLNFDLAATTIKQAESDKLLTPTKYEFDIKQNLNMRYMFSLSEETGKLELGEYDVKKAQSSVETGKPVIPVCLDDIYQQLAEKID